The DNA region GTGGAGGGCGATCACCTCGCACGTGCGGTCCGCCAGGACGAAGCCGTAGGCCAGCCAGCAGGACCGGCCCTTCCCGTCCTCGCCGATGGGCAGGTTGTTCGCTCGCAAGCGGCTGTAGAGGTCCTGCATCCGGGGGCCGCTGTTCCAGATGAAACGAACCTCCTGGGGGAGTTCCGCCATCATGGCCCGCGCCTGGCGGTACTGCTCCCGGTCGGCCCCGGCCAGGGTCAGGACGATCTGGCGGAGGTAGGGGACTTCCTTGAGGTCCGCGATGATCTTCGGCATGGCCGGCCCCTCGAACTCCCGGAAGAGGGCGGGCAGGACCAGGGCCACGGGCCGCTGACGGGCGTAGACGGCCAGTTCGCGTTCCAGGCCCTCGTGGCCCTTCTCAACGAGGCGGTGAAGGGTGGCGACGACGCCGGTCTGGTAAAAATCAGCCATGGGATCCTCCTTGTGTTCAAATCGGCAGGGCCGGCCCTGTCCGGGTGGGTGCCGGGGTCACTCCTGCATGCCCAGGGCGGTTCTCGCCGCGTCCAGGTGCGCCTCGGCCCCGGAGGGGTCTTCCCCCCGGGCTTCCAGGATCTTCTGCACCATCTCCAGGGCCTTGATCGAGACGGTTTCGTCCTTCAGGACCGCGGCGCGGGCGAAGTCGGGGAGGGCGTTTTCCGGCTCGCCCCGGTTCACGTGGGCTGCCGCCCGCCAGTAGTAGGTCACCGCCTCCCGGGGATTGTGGGCGAGGATCTTGTCGAAGATCGCGATCGCCCCGGGGTAGTCCTGCGCCTTGAGACAGGCCATGCCCATCAGGCCGAGGGAAGGGTTGAGGACCTGGACCTGGTAGGTTTCCCACTCGCCGGTGAAGTCGGCCGGCTTCTCGGGGACGTCCAGGACCGCCGCGACGCGCCGGGCCCAGGCCAGAGCCCCCTCGTCGTCCTTTCCCTCAAGGCGGTTCCGGCTGAGGGTGAAGAAGAGGTCGGCTGTCTCCCGTGAACTCCCCGTTTGCTCCACGAGTGCTGCGTACTTTTCGCAACGGGCTTTGTCCTTGGCCTTATCGGCGATCAGGACCATCTCGGCCGCCATGCGGGGGACGGGGTTTCGGGCGTAGATGGCCTCGGCCAGGTCGAGGTAGGGCCCGTACTCCCCCCGGTCCAGCCGGATCTTCGCCAGAACGCGCTCGGCCAGGTCCCTCGCCACGGGATAGTGGGCCAGGAGCCGCTTGGCGGTTTCCTCCGCCCGTTGGGTCTCCTGGTTCTTCAGCCGGGCTTCGAAGCAGACCTGGAGTTCGTACAGGACGTTGGGCAGCAGGGTCGACTTTCCGTGCCAGTCGAGGAAGTCGATGACGGCGGCCTCCTTCTCGTCGAGACC from Acidobacteriota bacterium includes:
- a CDS encoding tetratricopeptide repeat protein; translation: MTRRLPTIHLLLFALAVLCPAAPVAAEDKPAYTPSEYKAYLKAHEASGLDEKEAAVIDFLDWHGKSTLLPNVLYELQVCFEARLKNQETQRAEETAKRLLAHYPVARDLAERVLAKIRLDRGEYGPYLDLAEAIYARNPVPRMAAEMVLIADKAKDKARCEKYAALVEQTGSSRETADLFFTLSRNRLEGKDDEGALAWARRVAAVLDVPEKPADFTGEWETYQVQVLNPSLGLMGMACLKAQDYPGAIAIFDKILAHNPREAVTYYWRAAAHVNRGEPENALPDFARAAVLKDETVSIKALEMVQKILEARGEDPSGAEAHLDAARTALGMQE